The Fulvia fulva chromosome 1, complete sequence region ATGCAGTGCCGTTTGCTGGCAATGCCTGTAATTGCACTTTCTTGCCTCGTGCCGCGAAGGGTAGCGGCAGCGAGGTTCGGCACCAAATGCGTGGTTCAGTCCCACAATTCTATCCATGACCATCTCCATCACAGAGTAGCATCTTAACGATTCGCTTCTCGTCATCAGTAGGTCCAACCAAATTCCCTTGACGCCTCCTCCAGGACATGCCAAACATCATCATCACCGGTGCCGCGAACGGCATAGGAGCCGCCTTCCTCAAGGCGTATCTACAAGACAGCAAGAACTACATCGTGGCCGTCGACCGACAGGACATGGTCACACCGCGAATCAACGTCCTTCCCTTGACAGTGGACGTGAGCTCCCAGGAGTCCATCGATGCCATGGTGCAGGAGATCTCAAAGGACTTCCCGATAGATCTGCTCATTCACAGCGCTGGTATCCGTGGACTGGTTCCAACGATGGAGCAGAGGAAGCCAGACGACGTGGCAGCATGCGAGACTATGGACGTAATGGACTTCGACACCATGATGCGGACGTTCCAGATCAATGCTGCTGGTACCTTCATGCTGCTACGAGCTCTCGCGCCAGGACTACGGAAGGCAAAGGGCAAAGCTATTATTATGTCGTCGAGGATGGGCAGCGTTGGCAACAACCAGCTGCCTAACAAGGCATCTGGCAGCGCGTACGCCTATCGCGCATCGAAAGCTGCCCTCAACACGATAGTGCGGTCTTTCGCGGTGGATGTCCCTGATGTCACTTTCGTACTCTGCCATCCCGGCAGAGTTGAGACGAAGCTGGTAAAGTGCAAAGAAGAGGGAGCCATTACGGCAGAGGAGAGCGTGGAGAGTATCCTGCCGCTGATCGAGAAGTGGAATGCCGACAACAACGGGAAGTTCTATGACAGATTTGGTGCACCTATCGAGTGGTAGTGATTTTCACTCTTCATCTGATCATACTCAGCACCAACCATCTGCAGCCCAGCTTCACACGACGCTATCCACGAACACATCTCTAAGCGAAACAACAACACAACGCGCCGAAGTTGTTCCATGGGTCATCCCCGGCCGAAACAATAACCTTGTTGTTATTCATTGTGCTTACTAGGTAGTGTTATTGTTGACCGACAACAATGAACATTTCACAAAAGTTCTCAGCGACACTTCTACCAAGTGCCAGACCACTGACAGTCATCTCATCTCTACACACCTGAGCAGAGCGACCGCAAAGCCTTCACCATGCCAGTCACAAGATCACAGAAGCAAGCCATGACCATCGCATCATCTAACCCACCACCGCATCCATCAAAACTGCGTACAGGAGCCGGCAGAATCACCAAACCAGGCAAACCTACCCGCAAGCAATATCTCGACTACGACCCGGCACAGAACGCGCGGCGGCAGCGACTCGCGCCAAAGCTGCGAGTGATGTTCGTACAGTTCCTTCTCAACAGACTCGAGACTCAAGGGATCGCCGTAGAAGGACTCGGACGGGCCGAGCTACGAGAACATATCGCTGCCATGTCCGATAACTTTCTCAACATTGCCGCCAATCTCGAGCGAGACGAGCGAGATGTCGATGATCTGGCGGATGTTTTTGGCCAGATCGTTGCACCGAGCGGCGCTGATGTAGTCGATATGATTGATATGCTGGACTCGACTTCATTGCTTGGTGGTGCTACTACGGCGATGGATCATGATCGCGATTCTGGAGATATTTCAGTGGTGTCTGAGAGTACCGAGTACGCTGATGGGTTTGGCGACGATTCGAGTGAGTCTGACTTTGCTGATACTATGCTTGCTGCCGATGAGACTGAGTGGGGCGAAGACAACGACGAAGATGAGGAAGAAGAAGATGATGAAGACGACAACGATGATGAGACTGATGAATGTGAGGGTGGCGAAGATGAGGACGAGGCTGACGAAGATGTTATAGCAACGAGACAACCGCTTCCAGTTGACCACGCTCCGGAAGAAGATGACTTCGATGACGGGATCGAGTAGCAAATGGCGTAAAAAGGAGTGAAGCACTTGATGTTCTGATTCATGCGAGCAGAAGCATCTTATGGCTGGTGCGAATTGGTGTGAAGGCGTTCGATGAAGGGCAAGTATGTCTTTTGACCACTGCAGAGAGGTGCTACTGTATGTGGTCACTTCAGCTGTTGTCACTTCGACTACGAACGATAGAATGTTGGTCGGTTAACCTTGACTGTATTATGTCTCAGCTCTTCTTGtgaatacttggctctctcaAAGTCGATGATGAATTCCAACCATCGTTGATGAACAGTCTTGTTCTGTCTGCCAGTGTCTCGTACCAACATTTTACATACCTGCACTTCCAGTGCTGTGCACGCACAGAGAACGGTTCGATCAATGTCGATCTAGAAAACACAACAGCTGAAGCCAGCAACCCACGTGCTGAGAACACCACGCTTGAAGTCATGCCGTCGATAGCCTGGTTTCGACCAACATTTCCTGCTCGCTATGTGATGCTGTGGCGATGGCTGTGCAGTATTGGCGTCGAAGAAGTCAATCTCCCCATGCTTTCTCGGCAAACATTGGCAGGTCGTATCAAGCGGTCATGACGCCAACACATTCGCCTATGTGTTCACGAGATGGCGGAACACGTTCACCACATTCGTCTCGATTATGGGCGGTCTTGAATCCGGATGGAGGAACTGTCGTGCGAGGATGGACCGCCGCCATATCATTGCCACGTTTCGCCACGATGTGCTGGTCGATGTCGGTTGGGTCTTTGGCGACCATGTGATGCGTGATGCACACAAGACCGAGAATCGCAGGTTGCTCGCAGGTGTACACGCTCGTGGCTCCTCTCCTGATGCTTCACGCCTGCGCAGATCCGCCACTCGCGTCAGCGTGAGACGTTCAGTGCTGACAGGGAGGAGGGGCAGCTTCAAGCATTGAATGATCCATGTTAGAGCAGTAGCCAGGGACCAGGCAAGCGAGATCAAGCACAGCAGCTCCAGGTTGGCAGTGAACCAGAAGCTGCTTCGCGGTGGAGACAAGGTGTCGGTGTTTGTTCGTGAGAATTGCTGTAGACTTTCGATGACTTTTGTGGAGGCTCTGTGAATCCATGTGGTGATCCTGGATGCGTCCGGTGGAGAAGGAACGGTAAGCGAGCGACAGCAAACTCAAAACGCTGGAGGCGATCATTTGCTGGAGATTTGTTGGCGTGTGCGCTGGAAGAACCGTGGATGCAACGTCGAGACTCCATCTCGAAGTGATGTTACCACCATTAGGCTGTCCACCATCTAACAGTGAAGCTTTCTTTTGGAAATTGATGACACTCGAGCAAAGTTTCTCGACAGCTGCTGAAGCCTGGAGGACCCACGGTTCAGGATCCCCGTTGGCGGCAACGTCCAGTGCATTTTACCCAGCACACTTCCACCACCCGGACGGCGGCTTTGGCTGCCGACGCATCACACACAGACACAGGAGAAGCGAGGACAAGAAATGTACAAGGCGGCTGCGAGTTTGGCATCGTGTTAGTCGCTGCAGGCGTGGCTTCACACAGACGTCTTGTTCGCTGTTGCCCGTCGAAACAATCAATGTGCCCAGCGTCTTCCAAGACCTCCTGGCTTGGTATCGATGCTGCCGTGGCCCGCGAGTCAGGCGCTGCGGGCGGATCTAGCCGATGCATGGGTTGCTAGCGCGTGAATTGGGGCAGTGCAGTGATCTTGAACGGTGGTGAAGCTCCAGAGCCAGCATTTTTGCACTTTTCGTCTTTGTACTGTCTGGACCACCAATTACGAGGCTGATCATCGAGAGGCGACTGCGGGTGTCCTGGCTATCCTTCTGCTTACCTGGTTAGTTGAGAATTTCGAGTCCAGTTGGTCGCCACTGCTGCGCGTAGTGAATGGCTCAGCACTGCCACGCGACTTCACCTTTTGCCTCGCGTAGACAGCTTCCTCTGAGAATGCTAGCTTGACAATCCTACCACCACACAAAGGCCATCTCGACGTCCTGGGGATTCTGGGAGCTGTAGGTAAGAGGCTGCCATTCATTCATCGACAATTGGAGGGGATCGCATTAGCATTCCTTGCTGTGGCACATGCTTTGTTGCCCAGTTTGCACTGCCCCGAACACCCACTTCGGCTTCCCAAGGTTCTGGTGAATGCACTGGAGAGCACGCAACGCCACTGCCTTCTATCACAAACTCTTGCGTAGGCAATCACTAACAAACCTGTCTTTTACAGGCACCTGATCTTTGGTTCTggcctagtatcgatccAGCAAGCACGGCCTACGGAAAACATCTTTGAAGCGATACTTACCAGCTGAGCTTACGCTGCGCCACAACCAGTTTGCGCATTACAGCTCTACCGCTGCATCTTCTCACAGCATTCCTCGATCATTACCAAGGTCTGCATGAGTTGCATCGAGGCCGCCACAATCTGCATACCAGTCCTAGCTGCCACCACTCGGTAGCTCGCAGACGGGTCGCAACGAGCTCGGTAGTTTCAGCACAGCCGAGTTGTCATGGCAGACAACAATGATGGGGGGCCACCTCCCGGTCAAGGCGACGCAGAGGCAACATCACCTTCCCCCAATCCCGCGCGAAGACGAGCACCGACGATCACCATCGACACATCTGCAGTGCAACGGAACAGTAATCCTAATATGGAGCACGAAGTAGGAGAGGATAGCACGAGTGGACTACGGCCTACTAACCCTCAATCAACACCAACTGAGCTTCAAGGCAAAGCCAGCTTCGAGAGTAAGGAATCGAGGCCTACTAGCCCTCACAATGTCTCGTCGCCGCAACAGTGGGGGATGCCACAGGGGTTCCTATCTGTGCCGACAGGGCGAAGTAGAGGCGGTAGCGACGCCAGTGATGCCGAAACTTCATCGACCTCAGACGTTACGTACGTCAACACACGGACGGAGACCGATGCGCCGAAAGCCTTTGGCGATTCCTCGAAGCACGACAATGGCGACCACCCGATATTGTCGGACGAAGAGGCGTTGAAGCCGGACCCTGGTACCGAGGACGACTTTCATCGCGAGAATAATCCATTTGCATTCGCCCCTGGGCATATGACGAAGCTCTTCAACCCAAAGAGTCTAGGTGCCTTTCACGCTCTTGGGGGACTCTCAGGGATGGAGAAGGGCCTGAGAACAGATCGGTCGAGTGGTCTCAGCGCGGATGAGCAGAATGTTCAGGGTGCGATATCCTTCGAGGAAGCGACAGCAGTGGGTACTCCTTCGTCGGACAAGACTGTTGTGGAGGAGCCCGAAATGGCTTCTGGCGGCGAGAAGTCAGGCAAAGGCACTTTCGACGACCGGAAACGCATCTTTGACGAGAACAAGCTGCCCGAGCGGAAGCCAAAGAGCATTTTCGAACTGATGTGGCTTGCATACAACGACAAAGTCTTGATTGTGCTCACTGTCGCAGCCGTCATTGCGCTCTCTCTGGGAATATACCAGGCCATTGCCTTCAACGGTGTCGAGTGGGTCGAAGGTGTAGCCATCATTGTGGCCATCACTGTCGTCGTCATGGTCGGCGCACTCAATGATTGGCAGAAGGAACGACAATTCGCCAAGCTGAACAAGAAAAAGGATGCTCGCAACGTCAAAGTCGTCCGCTCGGGTATGACCCAGGAGATTGATGTTCAGGAGATTCTGGTTGGAGATGTTCTGCTGGTCGAGCCTGGTGACATTCTGCCCGTTGACGGCATCTTCATTACTGGACACGGCGTAAAATGCGACGAATCGTCAGCTACTGGAGAGTCCGATGTCTTGAAGAAGACGGCGGCCGAAGAAGTCTACCGTGCCATGGAAGCTCGCGAGCCACTTAAGAAGATGGACCCCTTCATGATCTCTGGTGGCAAGGTGACGGAAGGTTTCGGCCGCATGCTTGTCACAGCTGTTGGCATCAACTCTTCGTACGGAAAGACCATGCTTTCGCTGCAAGAAAGTAACGACATGACCCCACTACAGGCTAAGCTGAACAAGCTGGCAGAGTACATTGCAAAGATCGGAAGTGCTGCTGCACTGCTGCTCTTCGTTGTTCTCCTGATCAAGTTCTTGGCGCAACTTCCCAACAACAATGCTCGACCAGCCGAAAAGGGACAGCAGTTCATGACGATTCTGATCACTGCTGTCACGATCGTGGTCGTGGCGGTTCCGGAAGGACTTCCACTTGCTGTCACGCTCTCACTAGCCTACGCCACGAAGCGCATGCTAAAGGACAACAATCTGGTGCGTGTGCTTCGTTCCTGCGAAACCATGGGTAATGCGACTTCTGTCTGCTCAGACAAGACCGGTACGCTCACTCAGAACGTCATGACGGTTGTGGCTGGCTCGGTCGGTACATCTAGCAGATTTAGCAATCGTGCCGGTGGCAATGTGGCCGACAGTGCTGACAACTCAAAGCCGGACCCGAACAAGGACATGGAGGACGACATTGAGGACGTCTCTACCTCCGAATTCATCGGTACACTTTCCAAGGACACCAAGACGCTATGGAAGGACAGCATTGTCATCAATTCGACCGCTTTCGAGACCGAGGACAACGGCAAGAAGAGCTTCGTGGGGTCCAAGACCGAGACAGCTCTGCTCGACTTCGCTCGTGATCATCTCGGCATGGACAACGTCCCTATCGAGCGCAGCAATGCTGAGATTACACAGATGATCCCGTTCGACTCTGGCCGCAAGTACATGGCAATGGTCATCAAGCTCAAGAATGGTCAAGGTTACCGGCTGTTCGTCAAGGGTGCCAGTGAGATCATGCTTCGACACTGCACTAACATCATTCGTGACCCAACTCACGGTACAGAAATAACCAAGCTCTCTGCAGAGAACAAGAAGACTCTCGAGCAGCTTATCGACGCTTATGCCTCGCGATCTCTTCGTACAATC contains the following coding sequences:
- a CDS encoding C-factor — protein: MPNIIITGAANGIGAAFLKAYLQDSKNYIVAVDRQDMVTPRINVLPLTVDVSSQESIDAMVQEISKDFPIDLLIHSAGIRGLVPTMEQRKPDDVAACETMDVMDFDTMMRTFQINAAGTFMLLRALAPGLRKAKGKAIIMSSRMGSVGNNQLPNKASGSAYAYRASKAALNTIVRSFAVDVPDVTFVLCHPGRVETKLVKCKEEGAITAEESVESILPLIEKWNADNNGKFYDRFGAPIEW
- a CDS encoding Calcium-transporting ATPase 2 → MADNNDGGPPPGQGDAEATSPSPNPARRRAPTITIDTSAVQRNSNPNMEHEVGEDSTSGLRPTNPQSTPTELQGKASFESKESRPTSPHNVSSPQQWGMPQGFLSVPTGRSRGGSDASDAETSSTSDVTYVNTRTETDAPKAFGDSSKHDNGDHPILSDEEALKPDPGTEDDFHRENNPFAFAPGHMTKLFNPKSLGAFHALGGLSGMEKGLRTDRSSGLSADEQNVQGAISFEEATAVGTPSSDKTVVEEPEMASGGEKSGKGTFDDRKRIFDENKLPERKPKSIFELMWLAYNDKVLIVLTVAAVIALSLGIYQAIAFNGVEWVEGVAIIVAITVVVMVGALNDWQKERQFAKLNKKKDARNVKVVRSGMTQEIDVQEILVGDVLLVEPGDILPVDGIFITGHGVKCDESSATGESDVLKKTAAEEVYRAMEAREPLKKMDPFMISGGKVTEGFGRMLVTAVGINSSYGKTMLSLQESNDMTPLQAKLNKLAEYIAKIGSAAALLLFVVLLIKFLAQLPNNNARPAEKGQQFMTILITAVTIVVVAVPEGLPLAVTLSLAYATKRMLKDNNLVRVLRSCETMGNATSVCSDKTGTLTQNVMTVVAGSVGTSSRFSNRAGGNVADSADNSKPDPNKDMEDDIEDVSTSEFIGTLSKDTKTLWKDSIVINSTAFETEDNGKKSFVGSKTETALLDFARDHLGMDNVPIERSNAEITQMIPFDSGRKYMAMVIKLKNGQGYRLFVKGASEIMLRHCTNIIRDPTHGTEITKLSAENKKTLEQLIDAYASRSLRTIGIIWRDFETDAWPPRGVRRIEDDKTQAVVDDICKDMNFLGIVGIQDPLRAGVPEAVKDCVTAGVFCRMVTGDNIITAKAIATECGIFTPGGVALEGPDFRKMSKTEQKAIIPKLQVLARSSPDDKKTLVKRLKEMGETVAVTGDGTNDAPALKAADVGFAMNIAGTEVAKEASDIILMDDNFASIVKALMWGRAVNDAVRKFLQFQITVNITAVLLAFISAVSNENEESVLTAVQLLWINLIMDTMAALALATDPPSRNILNRKPDPKSAPLFSVSMWKMIIGQAIYQLVVTLILYFAGSHILDYPLDDEHKQRQLQTLVFNTFTWMQIFNALNNRRLDNRFNVFEGLQHNLFFVGIFMVMIGGQVLIIFVGGWAAFQAERQTASQWGIALVLGALSLPIGVVVRLVPDELAAAVVPPFIKDYLRKRRENRIVVTDEESPFEFNQALYDIKDELAWLKKYKGGRINSLKFSLTHPKEAFMHSRSPSRSRASSSLPRTPNNEVETEEIGHSPAPPTPDSRRRGRSRSNSALAGIAMAGIVGGSIAGGWSPVTDRREGDTDSLRFARERSVSNLSREYRLDPHPGTDKKDKLVIQEDPVEAAGRQPPSQASNTTPAFGKGPFAGEPSSAQGKKDDTAP